Proteins encoded within one genomic window of Streptomyces kaniharaensis:
- a CDS encoding helix-turn-helix transcriptional regulator, producing the protein MKSSRLLSILLMLQTNGRMTAQRLAEELEVSVRTVYRDVEALQAAGVPVYADAGHGGGYQVLAGYRTRLTGLNAGEAEALFLSGLPGPAAALGLGPALAAAQLKLRAALPPELRADADRMRARFHLEAPGWYAEDDDVPYLPQVADAVWRGRVLQVRYRRWKEPTDVDRRLEPYGLVLKAGRWYVVAGPGPRTFRVDQILELVELEEEFTPPDDFFLAAWWRRYEADFHARLHRAEAVVLLAPGAAARLGGAAARAAGATGTPEPDGRTRVVLPIESLDQAHAAFLALGTDVEVLAPPELRARLADTARALAHRYTGT; encoded by the coding sequence GTGAAGTCCAGCCGCCTGCTGTCGATCCTGCTCATGCTCCAGACCAACGGCCGGATGACCGCCCAGCGGCTCGCCGAGGAGCTGGAGGTCTCGGTGCGCACCGTGTACCGGGACGTCGAGGCACTCCAGGCCGCCGGGGTGCCGGTGTACGCGGACGCCGGGCACGGCGGCGGGTACCAGGTGCTCGCCGGCTACCGCACCCGGCTGACCGGGCTGAACGCCGGCGAGGCGGAGGCGCTCTTCCTGTCCGGGCTGCCCGGCCCGGCCGCCGCCCTCGGGCTCGGCCCCGCGCTCGCCGCCGCCCAGCTGAAGCTGCGGGCCGCGCTGCCGCCCGAACTGCGGGCGGACGCGGACCGGATGCGCGCCCGGTTCCACCTGGAGGCGCCCGGCTGGTACGCGGAGGACGACGACGTCCCGTACCTGCCGCAGGTCGCCGATGCGGTGTGGCGCGGCCGGGTGCTCCAGGTGCGCTACCGCCGCTGGAAGGAGCCGACCGATGTCGACCGCCGGCTGGAGCCGTACGGCCTGGTGCTGAAGGCGGGCCGCTGGTACGTCGTCGCCGGGCCCGGGCCGCGCACCTTCCGGGTCGACCAGATCCTCGAACTCGTCGAATTGGAAGAGGAGTTCACCCCACCGGACGACTTCTTCCTGGCCGCCTGGTGGCGCCGCTACGAAGCCGACTTCCACGCCCGTCTGCACCGCGCCGAGGCCGTGGTGCTGCTCGCCCCCGGCGCGGCGGCCCGGCTGGGCGGCGCCGCCGCACGGGCGGCCGGCGCCACCGGTACGCCCGAGCCGGACGGCCGGACCAGGGTGGTGCTGCCGATCGAGTCGCTCGACCAGGCGCACGCCGCGTTCCTCGCGCTCGGCACCGACGTCGAGGTCCTCGCCCCGCCCGAGCTGCGCGCCCGCCTCGCCGACACCGCCCGCGCCCTCGCCCACCGGTACACCGGCACCTGA